One genomic region from Halobaculum sp. XH14 encodes:
- a CDS encoding VirB4 family type IV secretion system protein: protein MIRDKLPFIGSDSSETDDETTADEAPDDQRTDDAEPQLTVDYEADGEAVDGIPEIHQTVVSPSSIERTPSALRTDNQWAQSLWVGEYPDAPMDGFLEKLYAAAETQQTDVSIHIDPRDTRETLDSLENKIEDLEADYEYLTEKHRASARGVEKDLEDHQEMYDVLRNTTMQAFDVSMYLTVRGNDRENIDTESVSTTARQAPANLTPVTPRWSQLKTFTSASPIALDQFNETLDSKTPMLGGAVGAMFPFVSGAFAEPGIEYGTYALNSSPLILDRFKRQTGYCMMVIGRLGAGKSFATKLRLVRRAMFDEDTVVIMLDPMRGFAGVNEALDGERITVGGRRGLNPLEIKPTPDHVLQEVDDIDPWGEQINWVMTFFATFFEHVADHPLGERNQTLRRAVQETYEKRGITRDPETHTRDSPTIHDVITVLEEMVEDPEEYGYVTEGEQEAVQSDAQSLLKDLRPSFREGGELENLARPSEFDLDSKVIYLDLHQEEGTRGRAETSLMMQVLFNSVYERVKQTDKRVVFCIDEAHYLMNDAVSLDFLETAVRHSRHFDLSLEFITQTGGEFALTPEARTIANLCSLTVLHRVNEEKEKIAKWFDLSERQVNWVTSAKAGEDEDGYSEALVGIDQEGWFPLRIRASDYEAHVIDGGAADVAELEPESRASVTSPDSRSAGTRADGGDPTSTSSQEDD, encoded by the coding sequence ATGATTCGAGACAAACTTCCCTTCATCGGCTCGGATAGTTCGGAAACTGACGACGAGACGACGGCAGACGAGGCACCCGATGACCAGAGAACGGACGATGCCGAACCACAGCTTACCGTGGACTACGAAGCCGACGGTGAGGCGGTCGACGGCATCCCCGAGATCCACCAGACCGTCGTCTCACCGTCGAGTATCGAGCGGACGCCCAGCGCCCTCCGGACTGACAACCAGTGGGCACAGAGTCTGTGGGTTGGCGAGTACCCCGATGCGCCGATGGATGGCTTCCTCGAAAAGCTGTACGCGGCCGCCGAAACCCAGCAGACGGATGTCAGCATTCACATCGATCCTCGTGACACGCGAGAGACGCTGGATTCGCTGGAGAACAAGATCGAGGACCTCGAAGCAGATTATGAGTATCTGACCGAGAAGCACCGTGCGAGCGCGCGGGGCGTCGAAAAGGATCTCGAGGACCATCAGGAGATGTACGACGTCCTCCGGAACACGACGATGCAGGCGTTTGACGTCTCGATGTACCTCACGGTCCGGGGGAACGATCGCGAGAACATCGATACCGAGTCGGTGTCGACGACGGCCCGACAGGCCCCCGCGAATCTGACGCCGGTGACGCCCCGGTGGTCCCAGCTGAAGACCTTCACGTCGGCGAGCCCGATCGCTCTCGATCAGTTCAACGAGACGCTCGACAGCAAGACGCCGATGCTCGGCGGGGCTGTCGGCGCGATGTTTCCCTTTGTTTCCGGTGCGTTTGCGGAACCCGGCATCGAGTACGGGACGTACGCGCTGAATTCGAGCCCACTCATCCTCGACCGCTTCAAGCGGCAAACCGGCTACTGTATGATGGTTATCGGCCGGCTCGGCGCGGGCAAATCCTTCGCGACGAAGCTCCGGCTCGTCCGGCGGGCGATGTTCGACGAGGATACGGTCGTTATTATGCTCGACCCGATGCGGGGGTTCGCCGGCGTCAACGAGGCGCTCGATGGCGAGCGCATCACGGTCGGTGGCCGGCGAGGGCTGAACCCGCTGGAGATCAAGCCGACGCCCGACCACGTCCTGCAGGAGGTCGACGACATCGACCCGTGGGGCGAGCAGATCAACTGGGTGATGACCTTCTTCGCGACGTTCTTCGAGCACGTCGCGGACCACCCGCTCGGCGAGCGCAACCAGACGCTCCGGCGGGCCGTCCAGGAAACCTACGAGAAGCGCGGGATCACGCGCGACCCGGAGACACACACCCGGGACTCGCCCACCATCCACGACGTCATCACGGTCCTCGAGGAGATGGTCGAAGACCCCGAGGAGTACGGGTACGTCACTGAGGGCGAGCAGGAAGCCGTCCAGTCCGATGCCCAGTCGCTGCTGAAGGACCTCCGCCCCTCATTCCGTGAGGGCGGTGAACTCGAGAACCTTGCTCGCCCCTCCGAGTTCGACCTCGACTCGAAGGTCATCTACCTCGATCTCCACCAGGAGGAGGGCACCCGTGGCCGAGCGGAGACCAGCCTGATGATGCAGGTGCTGTTCAACAGCGTCTACGAGCGGGTCAAGCAGACCGACAAGCGCGTCGTCTTCTGTATCGACGAGGCGCACTACCTGATGAACGACGCCGTCTCGCTGGACTTCCTGGAGACGGCCGTCCGGCACAGCCGCCACTTCGATCTGAGCCTCGAATTCATCACGCAAACGGGGGGTGAATTCGCGCTGACGCCGGAGGCGCGAACCATCGCGAACCTCTGTTCGCTGACTGTCCTCCACCGCGTCAACGAAGAGAAAGAGAAGATCGCCAAGTGGTTCGACCTCAGTGAGCGGCAGGTGAACTGGGTCACCTCCGCGAAGGCCGGCGAGGACGAGGACGGCTACTCGGAGGCGCTCGTCGGCATCGACCAGGAGGGCTGGTTCCCGCTCCGAATTCGAGCCAGCGACTACGAGGCTCACGTCATCGACGGCGGCGCTGCGGACGTGGCCGAGCTTGAGCCCGAATCGCGCGCCAGCGTGACGAGTCCGGATAGCCGATCCGCCGGCACGCGTGCCGATGGCGGTGATCCAACCAGCACTTCCTCTCAGGAGGATGACTGA
- a CDS encoding ATP-binding protein, which produces MTEQNPSEPSAANSGDEYIRITPSRSDLAPETVVRQLAGLHGLAAGNDGLFPNIGPFGDAPPVFEFLAVSEGADEPVEFYYGVDRRLDAFEERLRTLYPATVTFERVTLDLEAKLLPSTTDPPHDHSAGGDNGHEMNPRTAEESSGDSQPDSEPATLFNSTGHGPVGDGGNMLSESSTSQDDDEIPFKADSSDESTVTGLADSELDDEHQPADTPSNVDETTALGITWHGQATRREDWMTTLPQFTNTEDDDDDHARAPLASLIDQLTRAEHPIAFQVLFQRKPDWTHEARERQRKLREGEDRVVDWFFGELLGNTENEPQSPSNTGRQRRYLDIGGRERVEAIDEKEPQHTFTVNMRALSLVTSNRQRERVDHRLDDIGSVFDHLNGAHYRLQPKRVRRGLRKGRRAKKHADRVSNAGLTTKSDWRKTRPDLVLGPGELANFVVVPPATELTTEGGRGSDAEPESRTPLPLPAQDHMDAFTNSGMAIGRGLGEDGTPTPEPMRIPPHLLPFHVGRFAKSGAGKSVALINDALSLYDQTTGPVFLIDSKGGNLPENYMRAHAKRFGTDDLEENVLHFSVPDILPGFAFFDITPALEDGVRRVDAIQDKADHYEELIKLVMGPERYEDAIASPTLIKYLIKAMYDEEYGLENGHFRQDVDYFTHDQLEHAVTQFHAAGPPEPTPEDAPQASDPQVAEKLERHLRSNPATFSNVVSGISNRMDYITQDAHLRRIFNNTESQFDFRDLLDENKVVIFDLGDLRDEAARVMTGVILTQLYDAVKRRDGDELARKPDDYVANLLIDEASSVVVSDTLTTLLEKGREFRLSIELVTQFPEQMKEAGNREVYLNVLNNIGSPLVGKIAVDADIAEALAHEAMDPVEFKNRISSLPRGEWIAQLPSPEFGETGPDPFSIEPLSIPPGHPDGEQPLTGVQEERFQDALEAVHEHTREEYGVVGGTTVESRDAATDVALENADDLPLEVAMARAIRSVQLSNDVRETNGWVSVEDVDEELLSRIEEGTIEAQGYETLPDVRKASSLIEVDLPDGASSVQCRLTDEGEQAATPDTSTSPTGGGEHHDAVLETVEQALAAAGFSVEVLDQNGESRPDAIATYSDLDWELQVEVETTTHVRPSKVLTNLRKAQEQKRIPLFVVADHDDQPAAEIADRLAKILSEPRNQLSSGETRLYTMNHNVTFNGGARAADGVTAVRPATGGSRHTRWFERDGAFVLEDSAGDQHAQVDSFDAVSKDQFPATYSYDAESETYTVFRPGELPESYESREAFEAEWVPVKRPFVPSTDLPVPDYTERSYVIATIEGDQPLEIHAPTTETSTGVPALVDAVQDGLHPAGVTPTDSTDPDSDTEENDEADPYGIQAFVRGQLTESDDGVVAVADVYDAYEQYAAAGEYDVKPKNRFTQALRDHAQFERDKKWLDGQTRRCYVGIELRDDGDEEESSDASA; this is translated from the coding sequence ATGACTGAACAGAACCCGTCAGAACCCTCGGCTGCGAACAGCGGTGACGAGTACATCCGGATCACTCCCTCCCGAAGCGACCTCGCGCCCGAGACCGTCGTCCGTCAGCTGGCCGGCCTCCACGGCCTTGCCGCCGGCAACGACGGACTATTCCCTAATATCGGTCCCTTCGGCGACGCGCCACCAGTGTTCGAGTTCCTTGCAGTGAGTGAGGGGGCAGACGAGCCGGTGGAGTTCTATTACGGGGTCGACCGCCGGTTGGATGCCTTCGAGGAACGCCTCCGGACGCTGTATCCTGCGACCGTCACGTTCGAGCGGGTCACCCTTGACTTGGAAGCGAAGCTACTCCCGTCGACAACAGACCCGCCTCATGACCACAGTGCCGGGGGAGACAATGGCCACGAAATGAACCCCCGGACAGCTGAGGAATCCTCCGGAGACTCGCAACCGGACTCCGAGCCCGCGACCCTCTTTAATTCGACCGGCCATGGCCCGGTCGGTGACGGCGGAAACATGCTGTCGGAGAGCTCTACGTCGCAGGATGATGACGAGATCCCGTTCAAGGCCGATTCGAGTGACGAGTCCACAGTGACTGGTCTGGCCGACTCCGAACTCGATGACGAACACCAGCCGGCTGATACACCATCGAACGTCGACGAGACGACCGCGCTCGGAATCACTTGGCACGGGCAGGCTACCCGGCGCGAGGACTGGATGACGACATTACCCCAATTCACGAATACGGAAGACGACGATGACGACCACGCCCGGGCCCCGCTCGCGTCACTCATCGATCAGCTGACCCGCGCCGAACACCCGATCGCGTTCCAGGTGCTCTTCCAGCGGAAGCCGGACTGGACACACGAGGCACGGGAACGCCAGCGGAAGCTCCGTGAAGGCGAAGACCGGGTCGTCGACTGGTTCTTCGGAGAACTCCTCGGAAACACGGAGAACGAACCACAGAGTCCGTCGAACACCGGACGACAGCGTCGGTATCTCGACATCGGTGGGCGGGAACGAGTCGAGGCCATCGACGAGAAGGAGCCACAGCACACGTTCACGGTGAATATGCGGGCGCTTTCGCTCGTGACTTCCAACCGACAGCGCGAGCGCGTCGACCACCGCCTCGACGATATTGGGTCCGTGTTCGACCACCTGAACGGGGCCCACTATCGGCTCCAACCGAAGCGCGTCCGCCGCGGGCTCCGAAAGGGTCGGCGGGCTAAGAAACACGCCGACCGCGTCTCCAACGCCGGCCTGACGACCAAAAGCGACTGGCGGAAGACCCGCCCCGATCTCGTCCTCGGGCCGGGTGAGTTGGCGAACTTCGTGGTCGTCCCGCCGGCGACCGAGCTCACGACCGAGGGCGGGCGGGGGTCCGACGCCGAACCCGAGAGCCGGACGCCCCTACCGCTCCCGGCGCAGGACCACATGGATGCGTTCACGAACTCCGGAATGGCGATCGGCCGCGGTCTCGGGGAGGACGGCACGCCGACGCCGGAGCCGATGCGGATTCCGCCGCATCTCCTCCCGTTCCACGTCGGCCGGTTCGCGAAGAGCGGCGCCGGCAAATCAGTCGCGCTGATCAACGACGCGCTCTCCCTGTACGACCAGACCACTGGCCCCGTGTTCCTGATCGACTCCAAGGGCGGGAACCTCCCCGAGAACTATATGCGGGCTCACGCGAAGCGCTTCGGCACCGACGACCTCGAGGAGAACGTCCTCCACTTCTCGGTGCCCGACATCCTGCCTGGCTTCGCGTTCTTCGACATCACGCCGGCGCTGGAGGATGGGGTCCGTCGCGTCGACGCGATCCAGGACAAGGCCGACCACTACGAGGAACTCATCAAGCTCGTGATGGGGCCAGAGCGCTACGAGGACGCCATCGCCTCGCCGACGCTCATCAAGTACCTCATCAAGGCGATGTACGACGAGGAGTACGGCCTCGAGAACGGGCACTTCCGGCAGGACGTGGACTACTTCACGCACGACCAGCTCGAACACGCAGTCACGCAGTTCCACGCCGCCGGCCCACCAGAACCGACACCCGAGGATGCGCCGCAGGCGAGTGACCCGCAGGTCGCGGAGAAACTGGAGCGACATCTGCGCTCAAACCCGGCGACGTTCTCGAACGTCGTGAGCGGCATCAGTAACCGGATGGACTACATCACGCAGGACGCCCACCTCCGGCGAATCTTCAACAACACCGAGTCGCAGTTCGACTTCCGCGACCTCCTCGACGAGAACAAAGTGGTCATCTTCGATCTCGGCGATCTCCGCGACGAGGCCGCTCGCGTGATGACCGGCGTCATTCTGACGCAACTCTACGACGCTGTCAAGCGTCGCGACGGGGACGAGCTGGCCCGCAAGCCGGACGACTACGTGGCGAACCTGCTCATCGACGAGGCGTCGTCCGTCGTCGTCTCGGATACGCTGACGACGCTGCTCGAAAAGGGGCGGGAGTTCCGGCTGTCCATCGAACTCGTGACGCAGTTCCCCGAACAGATGAAGGAAGCCGGCAACCGCGAGGTCTACCTGAACGTCCTGAACAACATCGGCAGTCCGCTCGTCGGGAAGATCGCCGTCGACGCCGACATCGCCGAGGCACTCGCACACGAGGCGATGGATCCCGTCGAGTTCAAGAATCGGATCAGTTCACTCCCGCGTGGTGAGTGGATCGCCCAGCTCCCGAGTCCTGAGTTCGGCGAAACCGGCCCTGACCCGTTCAGTATCGAACCCCTCTCAATTCCGCCCGGGCATCCCGATGGCGAGCAGCCACTGACCGGGGTGCAGGAAGAGCGGTTCCAAGACGCCCTGGAGGCTGTTCACGAGCATACCCGCGAGGAGTACGGTGTGGTCGGCGGGACGACCGTGGAGAGCCGTGACGCAGCGACTGACGTCGCTCTGGAAAACGCCGATGACCTGCCGTTGGAAGTCGCGATGGCCCGTGCGATCCGCTCCGTCCAGCTGTCGAACGATGTCCGTGAGACGAACGGCTGGGTGTCCGTCGAGGACGTCGACGAGGAACTACTCTCACGGATTGAGGAAGGCACCATCGAAGCACAGGGCTACGAGACGCTACCGGATGTGAGAAAGGCATCCTCGCTCATCGAGGTCGATCTCCCGGACGGGGCATCGTCGGTGCAGTGTCGGCTCACAGACGAGGGTGAGCAGGCAGCAACGCCCGACACGTCGACGTCACCGACCGGCGGGGGCGAGCACCACGATGCAGTCCTCGAAACGGTCGAGCAGGCGCTCGCAGCGGCGGGATTCTCCGTGGAGGTCCTCGATCAGAACGGGGAGTCCCGCCCCGACGCCATCGCGACGTATTCGGACCTTGACTGGGAGCTCCAGGTCGAAGTCGAAACCACCACGCACGTCCGGCCGTCAAAGGTCCTCACGAACCTCCGGAAAGCCCAGGAACAGAAGCGAATCCCGCTATTCGTCGTCGCAGACCACGACGATCAACCAGCCGCCGAGATCGCCGACAGGCTCGCGAAGATCCTCAGCGAGCCGCGAAATCAGCTCTCATCCGGGGAGACGCGGCTGTATACAATGAATCACAACGTCACATTCAACGGCGGTGCGCGAGCCGCGGATGGGGTGACGGCCGTCCGACCGGCGACTGGCGGCAGTCGCCACACCCGCTGGTTCGAGCGGGATGGGGCGTTCGTCCTCGAGGATAGTGCCGGGGACCAGCACGCCCAGGTCGACTCCTTCGACGCCGTGTCGAAAGATCAGTTCCCGGCGACGTACAGCTACGACGCCGAGAGCGAGACATACACCGTCTTCAGGCCGGGAGAACTCCCCGAGTCCTACGAGTCCCGTGAGGCGTTCGAAGCGGAGTGGGTGCCTGTCAAGCGCCCGTTCGTGCCCAGTACCGACCTGCCCGTTCCGGACTACACGGAGCGCTCCTATGTGATCGCGACCATCGAGGGCGACCAGCCGCTCGAAATCCACGCGCCAACAACAGAGACGTCCACCGGAGTTCCGGCACTCGTAGATGCGGTCCAGGACGGACTCCATCCAGCAGGTGTGACCCCGACTGACTCGACCGATCCGGATTCCGATACGGAGGAGAATGACGAAGCGGACCCGTACGGCATTCAGGCATTCGTCCGGGGCCAACTCACCGAATCCGACGACGGGGTCGTCGCGGTCGCTGATGTCTACGATGCATACGAGCAGTATGCTGCGGCCGGAGAATATGACGTGAAGCCGAAAAACCGATTCACACAGGCGTTGCGCGACCACGCTCAGTTCGAGCGTGACAAGAAGTGGTTAGACGGACAGACGCGGCGCTGTTACGTCGGGATCGAGCTGCGTGACGACGGCGATGAGGAGGAATCGAGCGATGCCAGTGCGTAG